The Arabidopsis thaliana chromosome 5, partial sequence genomic interval GCCTCGTCCCAAGCCCAACAAGCCTTGAGGTGGTGGGATGGTTCCTCCACCGGCGACTTTGTTGACGCATCCGAATGTAAAGGCTTTGATCGGATCGGCGGCAAGACGTATCGTGTCTTGAGAGAGGTTAGCCGCAATGGAGGAGCTTCCATAGGTGAGGTTGAAAGAGCACGCGCGTGCTCCACACGTGGGGTTTGGTACCTGAAGCAAGTGTTCACGTGAATTGTTGTTAATGCAGTACAGTGTCTCTGTGTCGGTCAAGTGTTTAGTGGTTCTGTAATCCCGTGAccgttttttctttgaatgtgGGTGGAATTATCAATTATAACCACGTGGAACCCACTCTCTGtgaaaatacatttttcacgtaataaaatagaaactgTCCTTTTTGTATATCAACTAAAAAATTTCTAGATCTGATATTTtgtcaaatatattttcattttgggGCAGCAATTAACATTCTCATGCTCACATCTTTATGATGAAAACAAATGCAGGttactaatattaaaatttgactACAATATAGTATGGTGAGACAttcataaactattttttcttttttaatactaCCGGTTCATTTATGAAGCTATGAAAGTGTAAGTGTGaggataaaataaattaatcaaaaaacattccaaaaacatatttattagaTATGTAGTACTGTAGGTGTGTAAGTACAAAATTATATACCTGCTTACACTGAGGAGCGCTGCAGCTAACGTTCTTGAAGGATGTAGACTTAGCAGGGGAAAAGGCCGTGTTAGAAGGACAGCCAACGCAGCCGGAGCAAGGAATCCAAGCCACGTCACTGCTCGTGTCCATGGCTAGGAGCAGCGGCTGAGCCGGAGTACCGATCAAAGCCTTGACAATGTATGTAGTGCTTTGCAACATTTGACGCCCTGAGGCAATGGGGACTACAGATCTCCCGGCGACGAGGCTGCTCAGGTACTGGAGACGGGCCTGGTCTTGAGCCAGCGTCTGGAGCACACGCGCTTCCCATGAGAGTGGGGATGATGATTTGAAGGGGGAGCAAGGGCTGTCTATGTGGAAGATTCTTAGGGTAGAGCCTTGGTCTTGAGTCTTGGTCAGGTCACAATTTGGGTGGTTCAACCCAAGTGCTAATGGTAGGATGGAAAAAAGTTGGAGGAATAAAACAAGAGTAGACATTGTATTGTATGCTTTTGGGTTGGATGGGTTATTAAATGGTGTTGGCATGAGAAGGGTATATATAGTGGTCTGAGCTACATAATGACCAAGcacataaaatcaaaagtataATTAACTATATGAtacaaatcaataattatttCCGCTTATTAGGTTTTAAGTTTGAATCCACGGTAAAATAAAGATTAGCTTAAATTTAAACTGCTCTCGTTTCTAACTTTAACATTTCTTTtgtaatgttaatttttttcattacaaaGGTTTGCCTTGGACTGTCTATAAGAACAATAAATTGTTAAAGCATGTATCTAAAACATTATGCTAAACAATTAACTGTATGATCCGTTAAAAAAACGCTTTCCAGTATACAACAACCACATGTTTAAATCGTATATCCCGCCCTTCGAGAGTTCGACCTTCAACAAACTTAAACTGTATATGAGATCAAACAAGTTGCAGAGctctaaagttttttttatgatatacCTTTCTAAACTTTGACTTATGTGATTTTAGAATGATTTGTGTGTGTAAAGTGTGTATAACTAATGTCTCTTTAGAGGGGAAAATCtaagatatatattgattCGAAATCTTTTCCATTCTTATGTTAATTCTTTCATTTACCTCTCAAACATATTTTCGAAGATAATATATTATCTccatttaaaataataaaaagtggGTTATTCTTTCAAATATCCAACAATCCCTTCACAAAGAGTGACTGTCTTTAATGTTTCCGAGATGATTTCTTAATCACTACCACCTCTTAACCATCATATCTAAAATAGAAAGATGTGTTCCTATTGTTTCTTGCAGCATCTCCAATAATGCGAACCGGTAAAAACATGGGTGCTGGTTTAGTTATTACTAGTATTTTGTAAGCATGCCATTATTACTCttatatttatctttgtaAAAGATGTGTCGGCAAGTAATGTAAATTATTCATCTGTTTCTTTACTCTTCCGATAGTGCAAAGTTACTTTCTTCAGATTTCCACTACTTTTGTGGGGTATTAGTATGATGGGCAGCGTATACAATAAGGAAAATATACTTGTCTCCCACATgatataaataaactttttttctaatcacaacaacaaaatagaaCATGGGTAATGTATTTTGtgattaatttttcttttaaaagtgtacatttaactatatattaacCCGTGGTATACCGCGagcctatatttttattaaataaaaaataattgaatattttttagaatgatttaataaatttatgctattgtttgatttaaatgtacAATTCACCGCTAGAcgaaattttataactcaaattttaaagttttaagttgtatttgtttattttgttaaatgtttaatattgtataattgtattttgattgttgtttctcggatttcacccgtagtacaccattccatattaatatcgaatcaaacccgtcaattctatgatttcacccgtggtagtatttaattgtataattatattttaattgtcattctATGATTTCACTTCtaattctatcgcaaattattatcaacccaaaccagtcaattctaaaatatttcgtagtacaccatcccatattaatatcgaatcaagcccgtcaattctaggatttcacccgtggtagtatttaattgtataattctattttaattgtcattctATGATTTCACTCAtaattctatcgcaaattattatcaacccaaaccagtcaattctaaaatattccgtagtacaccatcccatattaatatcgaatcaagcccgtcaattctaggatttcacccgtggtagtatttaattgtataattatattttaattgtcattctaggatttcactcccaattctatcgcaaattcttatcaacccaaacagtcaattataaaatttcacccgtagtataatgtttaaatatttataatgtttaaatttcttataaaagaatcaaaatgtgttttaaaaaaattaaagttttaagttttttttttttaatattgttaattttgtttagtgtttaagattatataattatattatgattgttattatatgtttttttccataGCATACTATCCCATGTTATTATCCACTCAAACCTGTCAcaccatataaccccgtcccgtgaaattaaacacaaatttgtcattttattataaatttcaaatatttataaaactagaaacttcaaaaaagattaatattgacccaaacttcatcattgaattttgagtgttatatctaagatttctcTCGCAGTATATCGTcccgtattaatatcttttatattgtttaaatttcttgtaaaatttaatttataattttttaaacttttttaagtttcaattttttaaaataaataaccctagtaaacaaaccattttaattttggacacctcataaatcaagtttcatgctcattcgtaatcgaaatcattttggtcctttttataGTATGGCTCTTgaccattgtccaatttttttaagcgatgtgggacattcTAAAATCGTAATTATTATCCACCCAAACCCGTCATACCATATAACCCAgtcccgtgaaattaaacataattttgtcattttcttataaatttcaatattataaaatttgaaacttaaaaaaatacaatatcgacccaaaattcatcattgaattttgattgttatatttaagattttttctGTAATATATCGTctcgtattaatatattttttatatatttataatgttaaatttcttgtaaaattcaatttataatttttaaaactttataagttttaaaattataaatatttaaagcattttttaaagataaactttataaaaaaatttaaaattataatatttaacttttgataaagttataatatttataattttttgaaacattttaaagtttcaattctttaaaataaaaaatccgaGTAAAATcggataactattttaattttggacgcctgataaatcaagcttcctgctcattcgtaatcagaatcattttggtccttttataATATGGATATGaaccattgtccaatttttctAAGCGATGTAGGACATTGtacacatattatttcttcataggttgaataatatatgtccgttttaaaaaatttgaattacatcatattcagaaaaaatataatattttattaactatatatattttatataaatttaaaataaataaagtataagatcaaataaaattgaaagaagaattatatatttatgtttaaattaggtagaaatattttagaaaattagttaaggtaaataagaaatatggttagtttagagatattgtttatattaaatttggtaattaaatcattaattttcgtttttaattattagtttttaggtaacttttccaaaaattaatgttatccaAGATCAGAAcagaattaaacatgttatctAGGATCCGAACAGAGTTAAACCGGGTAAAACCCAcccatttgaattaattgttgaattatggctcaaatcttcaacattatcttcaaaaatccccaatgtatatatagattattattcaacaaatatgtttatacAAATATTGGGCTGATCACAGTCACATGTGGCCAAAGGGAATTTGATACGGTTCTTCGATTTCTACACCTCATGAATAATCaatcataatcaaaattagctaaaaaatgtgattttgatttttttgttttccaagaATTCTCTCTACAAATGCAATTTTCCACAAAAATGTGACAACTTTcccttaaaaaatatttattgattcCACAGTTTCTCTACGATATGTAACTTTTTACAAAAAGTGATTAGGTAACTTTGTGGAAAAAGCATTGTTCCCTTACCAAAGAGAAATAATCGTTGAATCAACTGAGGTGAAGGACCCGAAGACAGATATAGAGGTAGGGAATGATTTCGCctatttagatattttgtaatGGGTTTGCTTTTGGCTCTTGAGAGATGTTTTATTTAGTTCATGAATAAATGAAGGCGAAGAGGAAACGTTTCAGTTGACAACTACGTCTAAACATTAACGATTGTAATTGTAGATTTGGAGATGTTTCAAGACGAATTTCAACTTATTTCtagagaatttgtttttggctaATGAGGATGGTATATAGGAAAGAGGAAActctataaaaataaaacaaaaagagttttttgACTAAACAAGACTAATTCGTAATCGTAATGAACCATCTAAGAACTTCAAGATCTAATTGATAAGATAACTTAATGTTGAATGAATAATGTCCTTGAAATTCGTACACATAGAAGATATATGGCTGAAAAGGTTGTACAATAGATGTTATAATTAAACACTAACTTCAAGGACTACTTTTTTTGTCGGTTTTTGtgctaaaatataaaacttccATAGAATCACTACAATTTCAGAGTCAACGGTCCATTATaatataaagaagatgaaagatttTAGGAGGACAAATTACATATCTTCATAACCAAtctaatatatacatatgtgaGATAATTAATGTTCTGCagcacaagaaaaaaaaaaaaaaaaaaaaaaatgttctgCAGCACCATTTAATTGTGTTTCCCGCGGACTACGTCAAACTTGTCCCCTTCTCCTACAAACTCTCTTCGTCTTCCACATTTTTAAGTCTCTCTCTAgctctctctcactcactctCTCCACATATATGTCTCCTATAAGTCCTCCTGCCAGTGGGGTTGGGCTTGGCTACGGTATAGCCATCGCCGTAAGCATCTTGGTTCTCATATCTTTTATAATGCTGGCCTCATACATCTGCATAAGGTCAAAATCTACAGGAAGAGACGAAGCCACTAGTGACGTAGTTCTTGACTTGCCGTCTCCCGCGGCTGAGGTGAAGCTCGGTCTAGACCGGCCAGTGATAGAGTCATATCCAAGGATAGTGTTGGGAGATAGCCGGAGATTACCGAGGCCCAACAACGGCCCATGTTCGATATGTCTATGTGATTACGAGGCTAGGGAACCCGTTCGGTGTATACCGGAATGTAATCACTGCTTCCACACTGATTGTGTTGATGAGTGGCTCCGGACAAGTGCTACGTGTCCTCTTTGTAGGAACTCACCGGCTCCCTCTAGGCTAGCCACACCCTTATCCGACTTAGTCCCACTCGCCTTTCAAATCAGGTGAAAGTTAAAGACCTTTTCTTACTCCCTTGTGTGTTTGAGATTGAgaaatgagttaaaatttgttatattttagGATTGAAGTTGAAAGCTCAATAATAAAGGTCGTAAAATTTTCTAATGATTTGATAAAAAATGATATCTtaggatttatttatttgcatgAATTTGCGACCTTACGATGTGACTCTTGGATCACTCTAGTTGTAATACCGCGATCTCGTGATTCCGGTATGATCTTTACTGAGAGAGATTCCAGATTTGGTAACTTTGTACCTGTACACTTGGTAGGGTTATCATTTATCAAATCACATCTTTGTACAGATTATTTATGTATGTGCTGTGATTCTGTGATCTCCACTTTAATATGGGGATTCGAATatggttttcgtttttttgttttcttcatttttctgttttttttcttgaagttttcttttagATAAGTTTTATTTGATATCGAATTTCccaagaaattaaataaattgaaaagcAGTAAatcaatttatgttttgtgaaaTCCTCAATATGTGTTAAAAAGTTTTCgtattattcaaaaaaaaaggaagccGTAAGTTGGAGCTCTTtgtttacaaaagaaaaaaaatagttggaGCTCTTTCTCTTACTGAGGTCAAAATTATAAGACAAAAATACTGATTCGACCAAAACAGcctttagttttatttttcatatgtaGTGCCATACAATCTTCATGGCTCTTGGATAGTCTTTTTCAAATGTGTTTCCGACAGTGGTACGCTGATTACAATCGTAGAGAGCATAGAGTTATCCCCTTCCGAGATTTTCATTTTAGATCCATTAGCTTCCACATCTTCAGTTACTTTACTATTTGAGTCAATCTTGGCTAGTTCACATATAGTCACTTGATTCTCCTTTTGCTTTCCCCATAAGACAGCATACAGTCCAATTACAATCAGTACCGCACCAATCACCCTACATGTCCCAAAGCAGTTGATAAGCTTTATGTGATGATTGATATTATTCATCATATATGATTCATGACCATGTATGGAGAATGAGAAAAGGGGCAAAAGTGGAAATTTTTACCCTCCAAGGAAGATTTTTTCTGCCAAGACAAAAGAACCCATGACAGCAACAATAACCATCATCAAAGGACTAAAGGCAGTAGCAAACACAGGtcctcttttcttcatcactatCCCTTGCACATAGTATGAGATACTTGATGCCACAATCCCctattattatatatcaaattatcgggataagtaaataaatatatgtgaCTTTATATACATGAGAGCTAGATAAGAGAGGTTTAATATTACAGAGTAAGCGGCGGCAAGGAGGTTCATGTCCCAGCCAATTCTCCAAGCAGAGGGGTTGTGTTCCATCACAAACGTCACAGCAACTGCTTGTAGTGTTCCGATGAAGCAAATTAGTGTTGTTAGAGAAAGCTGATGCTTCGCGTACGTCTTTAGTATCTTTGCCTAATCAcatcaaccaaaccaaaagaacaaTAATAAGCGAATACTTGTAAAACTGTAcgtaaacacaaaaagaaatatattatatatgaataaagaaaaagaggatcTCGAGTTGTCACTCAATTTTGTCTCTTTATGTGTGTACACACCTGTAGAACAAAGAGGGAGGCCCAAGCGAGTGTTGCAAAGATTAGGAGGATGGAGCCTTTGAGGAATTCCTTATCACTTGATGAGTTCTTAGACGACGTCGTATTAGCATGTGAAGAGTCTTGAATATGCATATATTTGGTCCAAAATAGCTCAACGATGGGTCCTTTGTAAATTGTCATTAGCATCGCTCCCGCCACTGTCACTACCGTTCCGGCTATTTTCGCCTGACACCACAGTTTCTTCAGGTCCAACATCTCCATCCtattatcaaaattaataGAAGAATTTATTACCATTTAAAACCATTTGTAACgtttagaaaacaataatcGTATTTTAGTTGAAAGCCACATAATTTAGATTTGCACATTTATTTACGTACCGGAATAGTACAGCCAAGATAAAGGTCATGGCCGGAAGCATGTTACTCATGGCGCATGAGAACGTTGGGGACGTATATTTCAGCCCCATGTAGTAGAAGTTTTGATCGATCACTGGcctgtaaatttgtttatagaaagaaaaaaatgttaactcTCTTTCTAATTTGCTTTTGCAAAGACAAGGTAGTCAAATAGAGACAGTGATTAAGTAACAACCCAAGAAGGCCGAGAATGAATAGTTGCATGAAAATGGAGAACGTTATTTTCGGCTGAGCCTTCCTGTAAAACGGAATATACGTAGTTAGAATCCATTAACAATCTATCGATTATTGGCgaataaaattcaaagaatgtaatgaaaataattaaatggaTATAACCtttcgaagaagaaagcaaagggTGCAATAACGGCGGTGGCAATTGCATGGCGGTAGACGACAAGGACATAGTGGCTCATACCGGTGTTGAGGGATATTTTGGTAATTATATTCATGCCGGCGTAGCCAAACTGGAGAGATATCATGGCGAAGTAGGGTTTAGAGCTTGTGAGAAAGCTCTCACAGCTACTAATCTCCTCCATCGACATAATGTTTTAAGTTGTAGTTGTTTGAGTAAAACTATTGATCGTGGTCTTTTGTATTTATAGTAAGATGCAACGTATTTATGATAtggttttgtatttgtttaatgtttaggtTTCTTGGTTGACATCACTATCTTACCTCCCCTCTATAGTCATTGGAACTCAAATATACTGGTcgaattatataaaaccaattgGGTACTATGACACTTCCATTAGGCAAATTATGAAATTGTGgaacaaatttgtaaatctCTATCCGTCTTGGTAATCCATGGAACGGGTTAACAGGCTAACCAAAAGATGAGTTAGGGATGATCTATCGCTAATGTACGTACTAAATTCGTCCATATAGGAAGGTATTAAATTGCTAATCTTcgaaatatatgtttttatgtgACACAACTCGCATCAATTCGggattaattaaaatttcgACCCACAACGCAGACGTTCTAGCCAATAATCATAGACGCACTTGTGATTTTCGTTACTAAGAATATGcctaaacacaaaaagaacTGTGATGATGCACTTTTGCATGATtcgagaagaaacaaaagttgttTATTGGAAAAATGGGGGAAAAGGGCATAGGACACGTGGCAGGTAATGGGAGGGTTTAGGGGGATCATAGAAGGGCATCAATGTAGTGACTCTTGAGGTAAGCAAATAAATGACATAGAAGGCATTATGGTGACATGAAAGTTAAATCTTCGAACTTGGACCATTTGATAttataaaatcattcaaaagcTAAGTTACCTCTTCACAAAAGTAGATAACTCTTTCTAATCACACGGCTAGAATTCAATCTCAAATACAATTGAGACACCATGTGTCTATTGTGAATGAGTCAGGATGGGAGTAGAAACGGTTTCGTGTCCTCACAAATTTGGAGTGAAATAATGAGTTATTCAAGAATTTAATAGCATCTGAAAACTAAAGTAATTTAAAACGTTAAAAGACTAATTTTcatgtcatatatatatatatatatctatatatggTGGTGGTGTGGGGTACGGCTGGTGTGGTGGCATCGGGTAAGAGTAAGAAGAATAAGCTCTGTTGTTCTCACTGGTGCTTGAACCATCACTCTCTTGGGTTGAAAAGGCTGCACCCATTCTCTGCGTGTCCATTGATGGGTAATGACTGTATTCGTTAGGTGGTGGTGGCTGCATATAGTACTGCTGCATTTGTGAGTGTTGATTCTGCTGCTGAGATATTAATCCAGTATGAGCGATACTGCCCTGTTGCTGTTGGTTTGAACCACTTTGATCATATTTGCCATCCTCGGCCATGACTCTGATAGATTCCATTTCTCCATAAGCGTAGAAGTGGTCATGTATGTCCTGCTCAAAGATTCTTGAGTTAAGTCCACCGACGTAAAGTGTTTTGATGCTTTCATCCTCTGGTGGTTCCAAAGTGCCCATCTCACCAGCTTTTCTGAGTAACTTCATCGCGACTGGATCATTTACACTGCGAACATATGAAAAGTACATAAGAGAAACAACTCAAATAAGCATTTGAGAAGGCAACTAAATGTCAAGCAATAGAGAAGATCCAATAGCTTACCTATAATAACGATCTCTTATGTTTTGATGGGATAGCTCTCCTGTTTCGGGCATCTCATGCCGGAATGAACATTCGGCACCTCTTTTACACTGACCAATGGTGTAGAAACTACAAATTTTTGGCCGGTTCTTTTCATAGGAAGGTGTTCTTCTCTGAAGCTTTAAAATAGTATCATTAGGTTGCATCTTCCCAAATGAAGATTCATAATCCAGTCCAGCTCTAGTCTACAAAAAACTAGACTTGATTAGTCATCAATCTTTCACAATGATCGCATAACCTAAAAAGCAGACTTGAAAATACttagttaaaaagaaaaaggagaatcCATGGTCATACCTTTGGGTCATGCTCGTCAGCAAAGTACTCTCTGTTGACATGGCTCATTGGGACAGAGTAGTGAGAATTAATATTGAGTGCTGAGTCTCTGACCTGAACAGGAAGACCAAAACCGAGATCCAGAAGACAGACTTGGCATACATTTTTTAGCTTAGAGCAAGTTTGACAAATCTCGGTTTTCTTGAATCTAGCATTCCGGCCTGGTCGCCACCTAAAAGCTGTGAAAGGACGACTACATATCTTGCATTCCTTATCATAATCCGCTCGGGTCTACATATAAACAACAACTTTAATaaggatttgaagaagaaaaacgtGCAGTGCAAGCTATGAGAATCATTAGCACCTACAATAACTTTAAACCTGAACCTAAACCTAAATTACTAAGTTAACAACTCCACTATAcagaaaacatcaacaaaGCTTAAGAGATGGGAGCGAGAAATCACCATTCGCATGTACGGATTGTCACCGAAGCAAGATTCGCAGGTGATTGGGAAATCGGCGCTTTCCCATCCATCGGCTCCATGATCCCTGTGAGACATTTTCTTCGGTACTAGATATCAATCTCGTGACGCTACTTTTATAGGCCAAAGTCCAAATCGATTTGGAATTTCTCTTAAAAATATGGGTTAGGGTTACCAATTATTGGGCTTTAAACTGGGCCCGTTAAGGCTCAAGCATtaagaaactttcaaaatcttCAGCACACAGACACATAATAGTCTacaattcatcatcaaaataCGAACTTTGATTTCAAAAATCCTGAAACATTGTTAACAGGAACATTGATTAGTAGAAAAGTACCCCTCCTTCAGATTCAAAGTTTCAACAATCAATCAACACAGACGACATTTAAAAGAACCGGGGACATCTTAGCCTCTTAGGATTTAAATGTTTCAACAACTccttgatttttcttctttgatcttcttctttttgagtttcttaGTCGGTTAATTGACAAAGTTGTTATGTCCTATCAGTAATGATTGTCCAGTAATACATATGAGTATTGAAACAGAGTTTAAGATGCAAAAAGACTAGATGGAAACTggaaaaatagttatttagtaaaccaaaatttcacaAATCTTGCTGCTATGTATCGACCAAACTCTTAAAGAAATTCAATTACTGTACTCATGAAACAATATACGTTCAAAACTTCACAAGAGgcaaggtaaaaaaaaagctcgTAGTTGTTACAAATCAATCAACTATCTACAATTTTTGTAGTCTATATGCAAAAAGAATCCATTTTGTGCAATTGTTATTGTTttccttcctctgttttcgtTAGAGTTTCTTGATGCTTGCTTCTGTTTCAGCTGAAGTCGCAAGAGGGTTACCATTTTCATGTTCCTGCAACAATTCATGTGCTTGCAGTTGTAGGCTTGTAGCTGAACTTGCTATGATGGTTCTTGCTCTCCTTGTTCATCCTGCAGTAACTGctcctctttctccttctcgcCTTGCCAAACCCAAACAATATCTGCCAAAGCAGGCCTAAGATCCTCCTCCACTAACTTCTGATACTCCATTGTATCTCCATTACATTTCTTCACTTCCACCAGGTGAAACGTCGGCGTCACTTGGAATATCTCTGCATCCATCGTCAAAATTCCGTTTTTTCCTTCCTTTACTCTTTCCAGTTTGAACAAGCCTGCGCCTTGCTTTCTTATCTTCAGCTTCAGGCACTTGGCAACCTCTACTAGCTTAGAAATGATCTCTGAAGCAGGTTTTTGCGACGCGAACCTAGATTCTCGCTTGTCATATACATCCCCAAAAAGTCCTGCCAGACCAAACCCCGTAGACAAGGCGATGATATCGAAAGCATTCAAGGTAGCAAGTCGAGGCGGCTCGTGGTTTTCTCCGTTTTCATTTTGGCCTGAACCTCCAGCTTCCATGGGATTAGTAGCCTCTCTGACTTGTTGTTTCTCCAtcttttccatctttttttgcttcaaaTGCAAACCCTTTCTGAACCAAGAACTCTCCTTGATTTTTGCAATAGTGATTCTAGTCTCATGGTTAGGGTCCAACATCTTACACAATAGTCTCTTTACCTCAGGAGCAAACCAGCTGGGACACTTGAAGTCTGCTTTACCTATCTTCCTATACATCTCCATAAGATTAGTGTCATGGAAAGGAAGATAACCAgccaaaagaacaaacaaaacaacaccaCAAGACCAAATATCCGCTTTCGTACCCTCGTATCCTTTTCGGTTAATAACCTCGGGCGCAACATAAGCAGGTGTACCACAAGTTGTATGTAGAAGACCATCTTGCCGCTTGCAATCAGCAAGCGCacttaaaccaaaatcagatACCTTAAGATTATCATTGTCATCCAACAAAAGATTTTCCGGCTTAATGTCGCGGTGATAAACTCCGCGGCTGTGACAAAAATCAACCGCACTAATAAGCTGATAAAAATACTTCCAAGCAACATCTTCTTTAAGTTTTCCTTTTGCAACCTTGTTGAAAAGCTCACCACCTTTACAATACTCAATAACAAAGTAAATCCTTGACTTTGTAGCCATAACCTCGTATAACTCAACGACATTCGGGTGTTTAGCGATCCTCATTACAGAGATCTCTCGCTTGATTTGCTGGCTAAGCCCGACTCTCATAACTTTGTCCTTGTCAATCATCTTGATAGCTACACTCTCGTTG includes:
- the MAC5C gene encoding CCCH-type zinc fingerfamily protein with RNA-binding domain-containing protein (CCCH-type zinc fingerfamily protein with RNA-binding domain; FUNCTIONS IN: RNA binding, zinc ion binding, nucleic acid binding; INVOLVED IN: biological_process unknown; LOCATED IN: cellular_component unknown; EXPRESSED IN: stem, sepal, flower; EXPRESSED DURING: petal differentiation and expansion stage; CONTAINS InterPro DOMAIN/s: Zinc finger, CCCH-type (InterPro:IPR000571), RNA recognition motif, RNP-1 (InterPro:IPR000504); BEST Arabidopsis thaliana protein match is: CCCH-type zinc fingerfamily protein with RNA-binding domain (TAIR:AT1G07360.1); Has 1807 Blast hits to 1807 proteins in 277 species: Archae - 0; Bacteria - 0; Metazoa - 736; Fungi - 347; Plants - 385; Viruses - 0; Other Eukaryotes - 339 (source: NCBI BLink).) produces the protein MSHRDHGADGWESADFPITCESCFGDNPYMRMTRADYDKECKICSRPFTAFRWRPGRNARFKKTEICQTCSKLKNVCQVCLLDLGFGLPVQVRDSALNINSHYSVPMSHVNREYFADEHDPKTRAGLDYESSFGKMQPNDTILKLQRRTPSYEKNRPKICSFYTIGQCKRGAECSFRHEMPETGELSHQNIRDRYYSVNDPVAMKLLRKAGEMGTLEPPEDESIKTLYVGGLNSRIFEQDIHDHFYAYGEMESIRVMAEDGKYDQSGSNQQQQGSIAHTGLISQQQNQHSQMQQYYMQPPPPNEYSHYPSMDTQRMGAAFSTQESDGSSTSENNRAYSSYSYPMPPHQPYPTPPPYIDIYIYI
- the MAC5C gene encoding CCCH-type zinc fingerfamily protein with RNA-binding domain-containing protein (CCCH-type zinc fingerfamily protein with RNA-binding domain; FUNCTIONS IN: RNA binding, zinc ion binding, nucleic acid binding; INVOLVED IN: biological_process unknown; LOCATED IN: cellular_component unknown; EXPRESSED IN: stem, sepal, flower; EXPRESSED DURING: petal differentiation and expansion stage; CONTAINS InterPro DOMAIN/s: Zinc finger, CCCH-type (InterPro:IPR000571), RNA recognition motif, RNP-1 (InterPro:IPR000504); BEST Arabidopsis thaliana protein match is: CCCH-type zinc fingerfamily protein with RNA-binding domain (TAIR:AT1G07360.1).), producing the protein MSHRDHGADGWESADFPITCESCFGDNPYMRMTRADYDKECKICSRPFTAFRWRPGRNARFKKTEICQTCSKLKNVCQVCLLDLGFGLPVQVRDSALNINSHYSVPMSHVNREYFADEHDPKTRAGLDYESSFGKMQPNDTILKLQRRTPSYEKNRPKICSFYTIGQCKRGAECSFRHEMPETGELSHQNIRDRYYSVNDPVAMKLLRKAGEMGTLEPPEDESIKTLYVGGLNSRIFEQDIHDHFYAYGEMESIRVMAEDGKYDQSGSNQQQQGSIAHTGLISQQQNQHSQMQQYYMQPPPPNEYSHYPSMDTQRMGAAFSTQESDGSSTSENNRAYSSYSYPMPPHQPGNLAFE